A portion of the Oreochromis niloticus isolate F11D_XX linkage group LG10, O_niloticus_UMD_NMBU, whole genome shotgun sequence genome contains these proteins:
- the f9b gene encoding coagulation factor IXb, protein MARVCALVCFAVLLLDMYGVGAEITEENTGAVFVSQQMAHTVLHRKRRHNTPFEELKQGNLERECMEEICSMEEAREVFEDDEKTMEFWAGYIDGDQCKPPPCQNGGVCEDGVNGYLCLCQPNFSGKNCEIDVNKQCLVNNGGCSHFCVMKANQAVCRCATGYILGPNKKSCEPIEPFSCGRVNLSSSSLTRSILEPRSSNFYNDTWNDYFYDELIPEYDYLNHPMTESNPSNDSLDSEDVIVSRHVRSVTETPKTKTEMSSWGYAKLPNVTAQENTDQRIVGGDMAIPGQIPWQVALMFRPDSVQRALPFCGGSLLADLWVITAAHCLWNRDGTERKFFIRVGEHDVNQDEGPERDHEVAERHPHHMYDFKNSPYNHDIALLKLGSPVELSNKRRPICLGPKDFIQNIVRESTVSLVSGWGRIRFQGPEATKLQKLEVPYVDRTKCKQSSRDHITRFMFCAGFESEQKDSCQGDSGGPHATNYKGTWFLTGIVSWGEECAKDGKYGIYTRVSHYYKWISNVTEISISN, encoded by the exons ATGGCCAGAGTGTGTGCACTGGTTTGTTTTGCTGTTCTTTTGCTGGACATGTATGGAGTGGGTGCTGAGATCACAGAAGAAAACACAG gagctgtgtttgtgtctcagcAGATGGCACACACCGTGCTGCATCGTAAGCGCAGACATAACACTCCTTTTGAAGAACTTAAACAAGGTAACCTGGAGCGGGAATGTATGGAAGAAATTTGCAGCATGGAGGAGGCCAGAGAGGTGTTTGAGGATGATGAGAAAACT atggagttCTGGGCAGGCTATATCG ATGGTGACCAGTGTAAGCCACCCCCCTGTCAGAATGGAGGTGTGTGTGAAGATGGGGTCAACGGTTATCTTTGCTTGTGCCAACCAAACTTCAGCGGCAAGAACTGTGAGATCG ACGTGAACAAGCAGTGTTTGGTGAACAATGGCGGATGTTCTCATTTCTGTGTAATGAAGGCTAATCAAGCTGTGTGCAGGTGCGCAACTGGTTACATACTTGGGCCAAACAAGAAGAGCTGTGAGCCAATAG AGCCATTCAGCTGTGGTCGTGTGAATCTGTCCTCCAGCTCTCTCACCAGGTCCATTCTAGAACCAAGATCGTCAAACTTCTACAACGATACCTGGAACGATTACTTCTATGATGAACTTATACCAGAGTATGATTATCTCAACCATCCCATGACCGAATCAAACCCGAGCAATGACtctctggactctgaggatgTGATTGTCAGTCGGCATGTGAGAAGCGTCACTGAAACACCGAAAACGAAGACGGAGATGTCGTCCTGGGGGTATGCCAAACTTCCCAATGTCACAGCTCAAGAGAACACTGACCAAAGAATTGTGGGAGGAGATATGGCCATTCCTGGACAGATACCTTGGCAG GTGGCGCTGATGTTCCGCCCAGACAGTGTGCAGAGAGCGCTGCCCTTCTGTGGAGGATCCCTGCTTGCTGACTTATGGGTCATCACTGCTGCCCATTGTCTGTGGAACAGGGATGGCACAGAACGTAAATTCTTCATCAGAGTTG GTGAACATGATGTGAACCAAGATGAGGGTCCAGAGCGAGACCACGAGGTGGCCGAAAGGCATCCCCACCACATGTATGATTTCAAGAACTCACCATATAACCATGACATTGCGCTCTTAAAGCTTGGCAGTCCAGTGGAATTGTCCAACAAGCGGCGTCCCATTTGCCTGGGCCCCAAAGACTTCATACAGAACATTGTGAGAGAATCCACAGTCTCCCTTGTGAGTGGATGGGGCCGGATAAGGTTTCAAGGCCCCGAGGCCACCAAGCTCCAGAAGCTGGAAGTCCCCTATGTGGACCGCACCAAATGTAAACAGAGCAGCCGAGACCATATCACCCGATTTATGTTCTGTGCAGGCTTTGAAAGTGAACAGAAGGACTCGTGCCAAGGGGACAGCGGTGGGCCGCATGCCACCAATTACAAAGGAACTTGGTTCCTGACAGGCATCGTCAGCTGGGGAGAGGAGTGTGCCAAAGATGGGAAGTATGGCATCTATACCCGGGTCTCACACTACTACAAATGGATCAGTAACGTAACAGAGATCAGTATAAGCAATTAA